The following proteins are encoded in a genomic region of Streptomyces collinus Tu 365:
- a CDS encoding (Fe-S)-binding protein: MRVALFLTCVNDTLYPDTGRAVVRLLNRLGVEVDFPVDQTCCGQAHYNTGYRHGAEPLARHFAEVFEGYEAIVTPSGSCGAMVRELYPRMGERARAEGRGDTLARTLAPVVPRTYELTEFLVDVLGVTDVGASYPHRVTYHPTCHGLRGLGLGDRPRRLLEAVRGLELVELPGAEECCGFGGTFAVKNADVSAAMGADKVRNAESTGAEVLCAADNSCLMHIGGTMSRLRVGMRPVHIAEILASTEEVPAV, translated from the coding sequence ATGCGTGTCGCACTGTTCCTGACCTGTGTCAACGACACGCTCTATCCGGACACCGGCCGCGCGGTCGTGAGACTGCTGAACCGGCTGGGCGTGGAGGTGGACTTCCCCGTGGACCAGACCTGCTGCGGGCAGGCCCACTACAACACCGGCTACCGGCACGGGGCCGAGCCGCTGGCCCGGCACTTCGCCGAGGTCTTCGAGGGGTACGAGGCGATCGTGACCCCGTCCGGATCGTGCGGGGCGATGGTCCGGGAGCTGTATCCCCGGATGGGCGAACGGGCGCGGGCCGAGGGGCGCGGGGACACGCTGGCGCGGACCCTGGCGCCGGTGGTGCCGCGGACGTACGAGCTGACGGAGTTCCTGGTCGACGTCCTCGGGGTGACCGACGTCGGCGCGAGCTACCCGCACCGGGTGACCTACCACCCCACCTGCCACGGCCTGCGCGGCCTCGGCCTCGGCGACCGCCCGCGGCGGCTGCTGGAGGCGGTCCGGGGCCTCGAACTGGTCGAGCTGCCGGGCGCCGAGGAGTGCTGCGGCTTCGGCGGGACCTTCGCGGTGAAGAACGCGGACGTCTCGGCGGCGATGGGCGCGGACAAGGTGCGCAACGCGGAGTCGACGGGCGCCGAGGTGCTGTGCGCGGCCGACAACTCCTGCCTCATGCACATCGGCGGCACCATGAGCCGTCTGCGGGTGGGCATGCGG